In a genomic window of Primulina huaijiensis isolate GDHJ02 unplaced genomic scaffold, ASM1229523v2 scaffold37281, whole genome shotgun sequence:
- the LOC140968517 gene encoding probable trehalose-phosphate phosphatase F, which produces MDLQSSKASPVLADPTPVNKSRLGIPSSLLPSFSTSISAVTRKKPGKLDDVQSNGWLDAMIASSPPRKKAVKDFNTLSDEPDIAYLSWMIRYPSALNSFQLIMDVARNRKLVVFLDYDGTLSPIVDDPDQAFMSAEMRLAVKNVGNHFPTAIISGRSRDKVYELVGLTELYYAGSHGMDIMFPAKETASGDDLNCVKGVDMEGKEVNLFQPASEFLPMINEVFTTLVEITKDIKGSKVENHKFCASVHYRNVDENSWPVIAQYVHDVLKEHPRLRLTHGRKVLEVRPVIEWDKGKAVEFLLKSLGFSNHRDVLPIYIGDDRTDEDAFKVLRKEYRGYGILVSAVPKESNAFFSLRDTSEVQYFLESLVKTTVQQDDA; this is translated from the exons ATGGATTTGCAGTCGTCAAAAGCGTCTCCTGTTCTTGCGGATCCTACACCAGTGAACAAATCGAGGCTGGGGATCCCTTCCAGTCTCTTGCCATCATTCTCGACTAGTATCTCTGCAGTTACAAGAAAAAAGCCCGGAAAGCTAGATGATGTTCAATCTAACGGCTGGCTCGATGCAATGATAGCTTCATCCCCTCCTCGCAAAAAGGCTGTCAAGGATTTCAACACTTTATCAGATGAACCGGATATTGCTTATCTGTCTTGGATG ATTAGATATCCATCGGCTCTCAACTCCTTCCAACTAATAATGGATGTTGCTAGGAATAGGAAATTAGTGGTATTCTTGGACTATGATGGAACTCTTTCCCCCATTGTGGATGACCCTGATCAAGCTTTTATGTCTGCCGAA ATGCGTCTTGCGGTAAAAAATGTCGGAAATCATTTTCCAACAGCCATCATCAGTGGAAGAAGCCGCGATAAG gTTTATGAATTAGTAGGACTTACAGAACTCTACTATGCCGGTAGTCATGGCATGGACATCATGTTCCCAGCCAAAGAAACTGCGTCTGGAGACGATTTAAACTGTGTCAAGGGTGTTGATATGGAG GGCAAGGAGGTAAATCTATTCCAGCCCGCTAGTGAATTTTTACCCATGATCAATGAG GTTTTTACTACCCTTGTTGAGATTACTAAAGACATTAAAGGTTCAAAAGTGGAGAACCATAAATTTTGTGCCTCTGTACATTATCGTAACGTAGATGAAAAT AGTTGGCCAGTAATTGCACAGTATGTTCATGACGTTTTGAAGGAACATCCTCGATTAAGACTAACACATGGACGGAAG GTATTAGAGGTTCGTCCGGTGATCGAGTGGGATAAAGGAAAAGCAGTCGAATTTCTTCTGAAATCGTTAG GATTTAGTAATCATAGAGACGTGCTTCCAATATATATCGGAGATGACAGAACCGATGAAGATGCTTTCAAG GTATTGAGGAAGGAATATCGAGGATACGGGATTCTTGTGTCTGCTGTCCCCAAAGAAAGCAACGCTTTCTTCTCTTTGAGGGACACTTCAGAG GTTCAATATTTCCTCGAATCCCTCGTCAAAACAACGGTGCAACAAGATGATGCATAG
- the LOC140968504 gene encoding autophagy-related protein 8f-like: protein MAKGLFREEHDLAKRRAEAARIREKYPDRIPVIVEKAENSSIPNIDKKKYLVPADLTVGQFVYVIRKRIKLSAEKAIFIFMDNVLPPTGALMSTVYEAKQDEDGFLYVTYSGENTFGDQILP, encoded by the exons ATGGCAAAGGGTTTATTCAGGGAAGAGCATGACCTTG CGAAAAGACGTGCTGAGGCTGCTAGAATCAGGGAGAAATACCCAGATAGAATTCCG GTAATTGTTGAGAAGGCAGAAAACAGTAGTATCCCCAATATCGACAAGAAAAA GTATCTAGTGCCGGCTGACTTAACTGTTGGACAGTTTGTCTATGTGATACGCAAGAGGATCAAACTGAGTGCCGAAAAagcaattttcatatttatggaCAATGTGTTGCCGCCAACAG GCGCTCTAATGTCGACTGTGTACGAGGCGAAGCAGGATGAAGATGGTTTCCTTTATGTAACCTACAGCGGAGAGAACACATTCGGGGACCAGATTCTACCATAG
- the LOC140968515 gene encoding cation/H(+) antiporter 15-like: MPFYEGLTLGFLMNTKGLVEIIVLNVGKDQKVLDDQSFAVMVVAAVVMTSIIAPIVIKIYRPARKFIPYKRRTIQRTKRDGEFRVLVCVHSPRNVPTVINLLEASHPTKKSPIGVYVLHLVELTGRASAMLIVHNTRKSGCPALNRTQAQSDHIINAFENFEQHAGFVSVNTLTAISPYSTMHEDICSVSEDKRVALIIVPFHKQQTVDGGMEATNPAFQTINQNVLANAPCSVGILVDRGLNGSTRLAANQVAHHVAVLFFGGADDREALAYAWRMCEHPRISLTVMRFLPGDSTMESTQERRPNQTGRQILTVVTDNDREKQLDEDYINEFRARTMNDSSVVYTEKVVNHGEETVAAIRSIDTIHDLFIVGRGQGMASSVTAGLTDWSECPELGAIGDLLASSDFAATYSVLVVQQYVGMEAHGDAMIATPDSPNQHQEQYSFTLPRNQAVFHPQP; encoded by the exons ATGCCTTTCTACGAAGGGCTTACTCTAGGTTTTCTGATGAACACAAAAGGGCTTGTAGAGATTATAGTTCTTAACGTCGGCAAAGACCAAAAG GTCTTGGATGATCAGTCTTTTGCTGTCATGGTAGTTGCAGCAGTGGTTATGACTTCGATAATCGCACCAATCGTCATCAAGATCTACAGGCCGGCGAGGAAATTCATACCCTACAAAAGGAGAACAATTCAGAGAACGAAACGGGATGGTGAGTTTCGTGTCCTCGTGTGTGTTCACTCTCCAAGAAATGTACCAACAGTCATCAACCTCCTTGAAGCTTCTCATCCTACCAAGAAATCCCCTATTGGGGTATACGTTCTACACCTTGTCGAGCTCACGGGCCGTGCGTCAGCCATGCTTATAGTGCACAACACTAGGAAATCAGGATGCCCAGCCCTCAACCGTACGCAAGCTCAATCCGATCACATCATCAATGCATTTGAAAACTTTGAGCAACACGCTGGTTTCGTATCCGTCAACACCCTCACTGCCATATCCCCTTACTCAACCATGCACGAAGACATTTGCAGCGTCTCAGAGGACAAGAGAGTCGCCTTAATCATAGTTCCTTTCCATAAGCAACAAACAGTGGATGGAGGAATGGAAGCAACCAATCCAGCATTTCAAACAATTAACCAAAATGTATTAGCCAATGCCCCTTGCTCGGTTGGAATCCTTGTGGACAGAGGGCTCAATGGATCAACAAGATTGGCTGCAAATCAAGTAGCCCACCATGTAGCAGTACTATTCTTCGGTGGAGCAGATGACCGAGAAGCATTAGCATATGCATGGAGGATGTGTGAACATCCCAGGATCAGTCTTACCGTAATGCGTTTCCTTCCTGGAGACAGTACAATGGAATCAACTCAGGAACGCCGACCAAATCAAACTGGCCGCCAAATCTTGACGGTGGTGACCGATAATGATAGAGAAAAACAGCTAGACGAGGACTATATAAACGAGTTCCGGGCAAGAACTATGAATGATTCCTCAGTGGTCTACACTGAGAAAGTGGTGAATCATGGAGAAGAAACCGTAGCAGCGATAAGATCAATAGACACAAtccatgatttatttatagtaGGTAGAGGACAGGGCATGGCATCCTCGGTGACGGCTGGACTTACGGACTGGAGCGAGTGCCCCGAACTTGGTGCCATTGGAGATCTATTGGCTTCATCAGACTTTGCAGCCACATATTCGGTGCTTGTTGTGCAACAATATGTGGGGATGGAGGCCCATGGAGACGCCATGATCGCCACACCTGACAGCCCAAATCAACACCAAGAACAATATAGTTTTACACTTCCACGAAACCAGGCTGTGTTTCACCCACAACCCTGA
- the LOC140968502 gene encoding cation/H(+) antiporter 15-like gives MSSEYPVANPSNKTEDTIVCYAPTMITTNGIWQGDNPLDYSLPLFILQLALIVVVTRILVFALKPFRQPRVISEILGGVILGPSVLGQSTRFANTIFPLRSVMVLETMANVGLLYFLFLVGVEMDIAVIRRSGKKALFIAVAGMVLPFLVGLSFATILHSDTHILKMGTFVLFLGVSLSVTAFPVLARILAELKLLNTDIGRIAMSAALINDMFAWILLAFAIAMAENEAMSLASVWVILSSVAFVVFCIYVIRPLISWLIRRTPEGEAISEFYICLILTGVMISGFITDAIGTHSVFGAFVFGLVVPNGPLGVTLIEKLEDFVSGLLLPLFFAISGLKTDITLITGVKTWAILALIIVLACAGKIAGTLLVSLYYKMPFYEGLTLGFLMNTKGLVEIIVLNVGKDQKVLDDQSFAVMVVAAVVMTSIIAPIVIKIYRPARKFIPYKRRTIQRTKRDGEFRVLVCVHSPRNVPTVINLLEASHPTKKSPIGVYVLHLVELTGRASAMLIVHNTRKSGCPALNRTQAQSDHIINAFENFEQHAGFVSVNTLTAISPYSTMHEDICSVSEDKRVALIIVPFHKQQTVDGGMEATNPAFQTINQNVLANAPCSVGILVDRGLNGSTRLAANQVAHHVAVLFFGGADDREALAYAWRMCEHPRISLTVMRFLPGDSTMESTQERRPNQTGRQILTVVTDNDREKQLDEDYINEFRARTMNDSSVVYTEKVVNHGEETVAAIRSIDTIHDLFIVGRGQGMASSVTAGLTDWSECPELGAIGDLLASSDFAATYSVLVVQQYVGMEAHGDAMIATPDSPNQHQEQYSFTLPRNQAVFHPQP, from the exons ATGTCGTCGGAATATCCGGTGGCGAACCCCTCCAATAAAACGGAGGATACGATAGTATGCTATGCTCCGACCATGATAACCACCAACGGGATTTGGCAAGGCGATAACCCTTTGGATTATTCTTTGCCACTCTTCATATTGCAGTTGGCGCTCATCGTAGTTGTAACTCGTATTCTTGTTTTCGCCTTGAAACCATTTCGCCAGCCTCGCGTCATTTCTGAGATTCTT GGAGGTGTGATATTGGGTCCATCTGTACTAGGACAAAGCACCCGATTCGCAAACACGATATTTCCTTTAAGGAGTGTGATGGTTCTTGAAACTATGGCAAATGTAGGCCTTCTCTATTTCCTTTTTCTTGTTGGAGTAGAAATGGACATTGCTGTGATTCGGCGGAGTGGCAAAAAGGCTTTATTCATTGCAGTTGCGGGCATGGTTTTACCGTTTCTTGTTGGGCTTTCTTTCGCTACGATTCTGCATTCGGACACACATATCCTAAAGATGGGCACTTTCGTGCTCTTCCTTGGAGTTTCGCTTTCTGTCACCGCTTTCCCTGTGCTTGCACGTATATTAGCAGAGCTTAAACTTCTCAACACGGACATTGGAAGAATAGCCATGTCTGCGGCTCTGATTAATGACATGTTTGCATGGATTCTCTTAGCATTTGCCATTGCCATGGCTGAGAATGAGGCAATGTCTTTGGCTTCAGTTTGGGTGATACTGTCAAGCGTCGCCTTCGTTGTTTTCTGCATTTATGTGATACGTCCGCTCATTTCATGGTTGATACGAAGGACCCCAGAAGGAGAAGCCATCAGTGAATTCTACATCTGCCTCATACTCACCGGGGTTATGATATCCGGCTTCATCACAGATGCTATTGGAACACATTCTGTTTTTGGAGCTTTTGTTTTTGGCTTAGTGGTACCCAATGGACCTCTTGGTGTAACCCTCATAGAAAAGCTTGAAGACTTCGTCTCGGGGCTTCTGCTGCCTCTTTTCTTCGCCATTAGCGGTCTCAAAACGGATATTACTTTGATCACGGGAGTAAAAACATGGGCCATTTTAGCCCTTATAATTGTTCTCGCATGCGCTGGTAAAATCGCGGGAACACTTCTCGTCTCTCTTTATTACAAGATGCCTTTCTACGAAGGGCTTACTCTAGGTTTTCTGATGAACACAAAAGGGCTTGTAGAGATTATAGTTCTTAACGTCGGCAAAGACCAAAAG GTCTTGGATGATCAGTCTTTTGCTGTCATGGTAGTTGCAGCAGTGGTTATGACTTCGATAATCGCACCAATCGTCATCAAGATCTACAGGCCGGCGAGGAAATTCATACCCTACAAAAGGAGAACAATTCAGAGAACGAAACGGGATGGTGAGTTTCGTGTCCTCGTGTGTGTTCACTCTCCAAGAAATGTACCAACAGTCATCAACCTCCTTGAAGCTTCTCATCCTACCAAGAAATCCCCTATTGGGGTATACGTTCTACACCTTGTCGAGCTCACGGGCCGTGCGTCAGCCATGCTTATAGTGCACAACACTAGGAAATCAGGATGCCCAGCCCTCAACCGTACGCAAGCTCAATCCGATCACATCATCAATGCATTTGAAAACTTTGAGCAACACGCTGGTTTCGTATCCGTCAACACCCTCACTGCCATATCCCCTTACTCAACCATGCACGAAGACATTTGCAGCGTCTCAGAGGACAAGAGAGTCGCCTTAATCATAGTTCCTTTCCATAAGCAACAAACAGTGGATGGAGGAATGGAAGCAACCAATCCAGCATTTCAAACAATTAACCAAAATGTATTAGCCAATGCCCCTTGCTCGGTTGGAATCCTTGTGGACAGAGGGCTCAATGGATCAACAAGATTGGCTGCAAATCAAGTAGCCCACCATGTAGCAGTACTATTCTTCGGTGGAGCAGATGACCGAGAAGCATTAGCATATGCATGGAGGATGTGTGAACATCCCAGGATCAGTCTTACCGTAATGCGTTTCCTTCCTGGAGACAGTACAATGGAATCAACTCAGGAACGCCGACCAAATCAAACTGGCCGCCAAATCTTGACGGTGGTGACCGATAATGATAGAGAAAAACAGCTAGACGAGGACTATATAAACGAGTTCCGGGCAAGAACTATGAATGATTCCTCAGTGGTCTACACTGAGAAAGTGGTGAATCATGGAGAAGAAACCGTAGCAGCGATAAGATCAATAGACACAAtccatgatttatttatagtaGGTAGAGGACAGGGCATGGCATCCTCGGTGACGGCTGGACTTACGGACTGGAGCGAGTGCCCCGAACTTGGTGCCATTGGAGATCTATTGGCTTCATCAGACTTTGCAGCCACATATTCGGTGCTTGTTGTGCAACAATATGTGGGGATGGAGGCCCATGGAGACGCCATGATCGCCACACCTGACAGCCCAAATCAACACCAAGAACAATATAGTTTTACACTTCCACGAAACCAGGCTGTGTTTCACCCACAACCCTGA